In the Diospyros lotus cultivar Yz01 chromosome 13, ASM1463336v1, whole genome shotgun sequence genome, atatatattttataaaaatatatctttctTCGACTTTAATCTGACCACTAAATTGTGAACctcttctctttttaatttaaacattaataatTACAAACTAATTCATTAAAGAAATTATTGAAATTACCTTTATCATGCCACATGCTtcaaattaaaactaatttgagtgttcaaaataaaaatataattgctGATGTTGATGTATTACTAATGGAAAGTGAAAATAGTCTATCAcctcataaaaaattaaaatataattattaaaataatagtCTAAAAGTGTTGATAGTAcattatcttaaaaatatttgatacgTCCGTGACAATAATAAATCTCACTTTATTCCTTTTGGCTTGATTGgtttattaacttaaaaatcataaactttATGTATGgtacaaatattttcaaattaacgTCTATATTAAGCAATACCTAATTCACTTTCATTCTAATTTAAAGCTTACAAACATATAAACcaacattaaaatataacattcaaCCTATcgaataataataacatttaaaGTTTTAACTCGAAAAATCGGCAAGCACCGATAAATATTTAGGGTAAGATTTACATGCGAAACTTAGTAAAAATAACTGGTAGTGTTACGTACAGATGAAACAAACACTTTTAGATGGTATCAGTAAGAGCCCATCAATTCTATTCTTTCTTGGTTATCGACACTTAGTCTCACCCTTGGAAATAGTATCCTTCAAGTATTTCATATGAGCAAATACACAGACCCATATGGACTAATAGAAAACAATATGAACGCCGTAACAGCAGTAAAATTAACTTAGAAACAAGAACAAATAGGGCATTTTATCAGTCCATTCTCATTGCACTGCCCACACCTAACTGCTCTCTTACCATCCTCATCCAACACCTTGCAACTCCCATCGCAGTCCATACACACCACGAACCGGACTCCGCCGCAGCCGTCGCACCCGGGCGCAGCCGCCCTGGGGATCCCGTCTAGCAAAATTTCCAATTTGCCTTCATCCTCCAACTTCATCACTTCATCAGCACCCCCTATTAACCGCCCTTTCACGAACAGAACAGGGACTTTCACCCCATTCCTCCCCATTAGTCCCCTTAGTTCCTCCTTGAGCCTCGAGTCCATGGATATGTCGCGCTCGAGAAGGCGAACTCGATGCGACTCGACGGTTGAGCGGACGCTGTTGCAGTCCTCGAAAGTCTTCCTAATTCCCCGCAAGGTTGTCGTGTATATCACAGCCGCATTTTCGCCTCCCGGCGGGCATTTCTCCTCAAATGAGTCGAGAATGGACAGGCAATCTCTGGAGTTTATGGGCTTGTTGGAAGTCGATACTGCAGAAACCATTTTCTTGATCTGTTCTTCGTCTTCGGAGAGTTCTTTCTCGTAAAACGCGACGAGCTCTGGATCAAACAGGGGACTGAAACAACCACTCTGTGACAAAGCCACTGAATCTTCTACTGTCTTCCTCAAGTTCAATGATGGCTTCAATGAATTACCCATCAAAGTAAATTCTTTCGAAGCCCTTTTCGGGCTGAAAGCCGATCTCTCTACGCCGCCACTCCATCTACAGACACTTCCCCTGTTCTCTTTTCCTCCCgatctcttcaatctcttgggcGAAGCCATCTGATTGATCAATTTTAGTGGACTCCTCGCTTCAGATTTCTGTGTTTTCTTCGCTTGAACCGAAATTGGTAAATTGTCTTCGAGGTCTCCCATGAGCTCCCAAGCGTCGATGACTTCGGGCTCTTCTCGAGGCGGCGATCTCTCCCAAATCTCCATCAAAACCTCTCTAATGGGCTCTTCTTCTCGTTGGAAATCATCTTCGCTGAGCTTGAGAGCCCCATAAGTGGTGGAAGTGAGAGAAATCTCGTGACTGGAGCAACCGCCATTGCCAATCATAAACTCTTGTCTGAAATCTTTCCTGAAGATTTTAGAAGATCCACAACCCATAGATTTGGATGATCTTTGagtctcttttgttttttttttttggtttcccAATTTGTAAGGGAACCGTCAAGGGTGGTGGGGGTTTCtctttttgaaaagtttaaccGTTACCTCCAACGGGCCCCAACGGTCACCAAATGTGGGGTAATTTGGTCACAGCAGCCTACGATTTGCttcatttcttaatttttaatgcCCCTATTACTCCCCCTAACTTTAGTGTTCTTATCTccctattttagtttttaattttaaaatttaaatttattttcagttttatatttgattatttatcttaacaacgcatttttttatatctataatatttttcacgttttgaaaattttaaacgtgcttgtgatgaaaacaattaaaaacgattttttattactttgagttttctttacaatttttttttatttttgaaaatatatttttaaaaatatgaaaataaacacgttttcactatttaaaaaaaaaaaactaaaaacgacTTAAAAATAACGAAGAAAATAGGCTTTAATCACCCTTGCCATTGTTGccaatttcatcattttcaatagttttttttatacaaatatcaACATTCTATGGtttactaaaaattattatctacttgttattttcaacaattttaatttgtatatatatatatatatatacataagttTATCGCACACAAACTTTTAGAGGACAAATCtatacttttctttttatattttcatgtattttttgtGTTCActcaaatttttcgttattttggtTATATCCATACATatgtattttcaattcaatttaactcttatactttaacttttttttttgtgacaatcCAAAACTTCtcattgtttcaattacatCCATGTACctatattttcgagtcaatttaatttctgttctttaatgtataaaaaaaaaaaatagagtgattcaatttaactcattttttttttacacatcaaaatacatgaattaaattaacttaaaaatgcaAGTACAatggtataattgaaataaaaaaaaatccagattACCACAAGAAAATGGTCGaagtatatgaattaaattgactaaaaaatataggttcagaaatataattaaaacaacacaaaaatatagaaacaaaaatatcgGTTTGACCAACTTTTGGAATATTCCGGTATccttagtttatttctttttctttatatatttacatatttataaacTAGGGTAGCATGCTTAATGGATTTATAGGGGTTggaatcaaataaaaatattagaaattgaGAATTGAACCTTTTGAAACAAATTTGATCAGAAATTTAGTcattcaattatattattatatataaagtagttatttttaacatttaaaataacCCATATTATAAAGGGCTTCTATAGCCTATAGGTACAGACTTGGACAATACTTTAGGCCCATTTGTAGtattgggcttgggctatgATGTGAGTGAATAGACAGACAGTATTAGCTCTCAAGTTTGATAATTGTCAATGACATTCTGCACATACATACATTGCATGATGGTTGCTATTTATAATCgaataatgctatttgtacaaatAGGATTTTTTATAGATGGGTTTACAGGTGGCTTGCAGTATCATTTTgcccttttctcttctttctcaatgATCATTTTCCCCCTTCACCCTTCAGCaacctctcatctctctctcatttctctcgtCATTGTCGCCGCATCTTTGTCGCTGCAATCGACCCTTCATTGCCGACCCTCTTGTTACCGTTCTTTGTCTCTCATCATCTCGCCTGCTCTTGTCGCTACAATCTCGTCGCCGCAACCCGATATAGTGCCAAAGCGACGACAAGAAACAAATCGATTGTTAGAGAATGCAGCGGTGACTAGACGAGGCGGTAATAGCGAGAGGCGAAGAATGATAATGAGAGGGTCGGCAACGGAGGTCGataaggggagagagagaaggagatgaaCGAAAATCGTGATATATCACCCTGTAGACTCACCTATCAAATTCTCTCATGTACAAATAACATCATTTATTAGATCactcatttataataatagcAAGCAGGACAATGAAAGTGAGTTAAGGATGATGTATACTTGGCACAAGCACGTTCGGTAGCCTCAAAATCAGGGAAGAATCACAACAAAGAATTAATTTCAATCGGGAACTGCCCCAATATGTAGGGCGTTTCCTGCATTATTGAGCCTCACTCAGGATTTGATGTTtagatgctgctgctgctgtctTTTTACCTGCGATGCAAAGGCCCCCATTCTGACCCAATCCCAATGCCCACTCCCAGCGCTTCCCATTCCTCACGCTCAACTTTATTAATGTTTGAATAGTTTTACATTAAAGACTTTTCAAATTTCTCTTTCAGATTTTTTCCTTGGCGTTTTCGAAAAGTCAAAAATCTTGTTTGTTAATATGATCAGAGTAAATTTAGCGAGGTAATGTAAATGGTCCTCCCACACGTTCAAAAATTTAAGTATCGCAAGATTATGAGTTTAAATATGATCCGTATGAACACAgagtatattatttatgtttacTCAAGAGGTCGAATTCAAGTTACAACCCGTATACTTACCTGTTCTACCTGTTAGCCCAATGACTTGGACCgtgatttataaaaaaagtgTGACAAGCTAGAGTCAAAAACTATTTGTGTATCGAGAATCTCTCGATTTTcgcattacaaaaaaaatataattagagtTAATTTCAAGatacttttttaatttgcagTCACTTAGTTGTGAATCTTGACTAACTTTTGTATCA is a window encoding:
- the LOC127789259 gene encoding uncharacterized protein At3g28850, translating into MGCGSSKIFRKDFRQEFMIGNGGCSSHEISLTSTTYGALKLSEDDFQREEEPIREVLMEIWERSPPREEPEVIDAWELMGDLEDNLPISVQAKKTQKSEARSPLKLINQMASPKRLKRSGGKENRGSVCRWSGGVERSAFSPKRASKEFTLMGNSLKPSLNLRKTVEDSVALSQSGCFSPLFDPELVAFYEKELSEDEEQIKKMVSAVSTSNKPINSRDCLSILDSFEEKCPPGGENAAVIYTTTLRGIRKTFEDCNSVRSTVESHRVRLLERDISMDSRLKEELRGLMGRNGVKVPVLFVKGRLIGGADEVMKLEDEGKLEILLDGIPRAAAPGCDGCGGVRFVVCMDCDGSCKVLDEDGKRAVRCGQCNENGLIKCPICSCF